ATCCGcagtcgccgccgccaccatctcTGCGTAGATCAGGCACCCCGTCGGATggggcgctgccaccgccgccgtccatctcttggccgccgctccgccggcttATGGTGCTTCGGCCACCGCCGCACGGCAAGGGATCGCCGCCCCAGCCACCGCTTCGGATCCCACGAGAAAGGCCGCCCCTGCCGCCTCAGATGAGATCTCACCGCATCCAACCGCCCAGGTGCCTTCGACGCCtggcccgccgccaccgcggccctcGCCCGGGACAGCGGCGGCAGAGGGAGGCACGAGAGGAGGCCTGCTGCGCTAGGGTTCGGGGGCCCCTGGCATCGCCTagggggaggcgacgcgagggggGTAGCAAATTGTATGGCAAATTATAGCTGTACCGAGTCATGTACTGCGGTATGGATAAGCAGATGTCCTCCATATTGTGAGGACTTATTGCATCTCGAATGTAACTCGTGACTTTGGAATAAAATTTCCGTATTATTCGGGAAAAACAAAACTGCCATCAATCCTGACGCGGCAAAACAGTAAGAATAGATGACGTGTCTGTTAAAAAATGATTTTACTTgttcgatgacaaataggaagcgGAGCGCGCAAAGAAGCGATTTTTATCTCTGCTTAGAGAAATGGACAACAAGAGAGCATCTCCTGCCACCTTCCTCGATTGCATCCCATCATTCCCAGCATCCCCCCGCTGCCTCGACATGTCCGCCGCCGTCGGCTCGCCGTACCGGGCCGCCCCCGCCGCGCAGCACCGCCGGAGGGGGCGCCCCGGCGCCGTCACGCTCCGGTGCTCCAAGGTGGCTGCGGCCGCGGCCGCGCCCATCCTGGACGACCTGAGGCTGCAGTGCGCGACGCCGCTCCCCCTGCTGCGGCACGTGGCGGGCGCCATGGCCGCCGGCATGCGCACCGGGCTCGCGGCCGACGGCGCCGGCGAGCTCAAGATGATCCCCAGCTACGTCTACTCGCTCCCCACTGGGTAACTGACAAACCAACTAGCTCATTTGACTTCCTCCCTAGAGATTCAGACATTCAGTGGCTGTGGTTGGTACAGTAAACAGATGAGTTCTTCAGTCAATTCAGCCCACCAATTAGTTTTTGTAAATTGGACTTAGTGAGTGTCGTGAGCTAGATTTAATCTGGTTATGAATGCCAGTTAATTCAGTTCGGTACATGAATTGATTTCTGCATCACAACTGTTGTGCTGAAGGAGTGAAACAGGGCTGTTCTATGCTCTGGATCTGGGAGGAACCAACTTCAGAGTGCTGAGGGTGCAGCTGGGTGGAAAAGACAGGCGCGTCGTCGACACCGAGTCCGAGCAAGTGTCGATCCCAAAAGAAATCATGCATGGTACAACTGAGGTAGCCGGTTCATTGATTTTTTTTCTGTCTTAAGCACTGGTTCTGGTTTCGGAAAGAATGTTGGGTTCTAGTGATAAGGACATTAGCATATAGCTGCATATGGATATGGACAGATCATGTTTGACATTTGACACTGCGATTGTCGCGGTTGAACAGGAGCTGTTCGATTTTATCGCGGCGCGCCTATCGAATTTTGTAGCGAAGGAGGGTGGTAATTTTCATCTTCAGAAAGGTCGAAAAAGGGAGATAGGCTTTACATTCTCCTTCCCGGTGAAGCAGACTTCTATTGACTCGGGTATTCTGATCAAGTGGACCAAGGGTTTCGCTGTATCTGGGACTGTAAGATTTTCGTTTCCCGAATAGTACAATTTTCTCATTTCTGTGTATTGTACTTATTTATTTCTAATAACAAGAGTTGCAAGACCAAAAATTCCCTGCTCGAACCAATAATATTTTTTCCCACTGGATATAGCGTATGGATTAGCATGTTAGTTTCTTTTTTCAGTTGAATCCATGCTAACAATAAAGCAATATGTTGGTCTTCACAGGCCGGGAAGGATGTGGTTGCCTGTCTGAATGCCGCCATGGAGAGGCAGGGGCTTGACATGAGTGTGTCTGCTCTGGTAAGCAACCATCAAAATTCATATTATTACTTTTAGATAATGGCAAGAGCTTCATTGCCTTCCGGATTCTGTGTCGGAAAATGCACGTAGTGACAGCAAACTTCATGGTTTGCAAAGCAAATGGGATACCCAATTACCATAGTGGATACTGAACTCTGCTTTTTGCTTGTGCTCTGCTTTGTTACGGGCTGAAATGCGTCTGAAATGACATCATTTCACATAAAAGGTACTGTATATGGTATGGTTTGAAGTAAGTGAATCACACTTAACAGGTAAATGATACCGTTGGAGCCTTAGCTGGAGCGCACTATTGGGACGAGGATGTGATGGTTGCGGTGATTTTGGGCACCGGCACAAATGCTTGCTACATTGAGCGAACTAAGTCCATCCCAAAGCTCCAACACCTCGGGCTTGGAACAGGAAACACGGTATGCTGCAACAAGACCACATATTTTATTTACTCCTTATACTGAACTGAAGTGAACAAAATGCTTTCCATTTCAATGCTGCTTTGCAAGAGAAAAAAGGTGCAGTGGAGCAAAATGAAGTCTTTTTAGGAAAAGGAGGCATGAATTGACGCACATAGCTGTAAAATTTTAGTGAAAAATGAGTCACTGCAGGAAGTTCTTTGCTCCGAATAACAGAATAGATTCCAACACACTGAGTTGATAAAATGCAGATTATCAACACCGAGTGGGGAGCTTTTTCAGATGGTCTTCCACTAACTGAATTTGACAGGGACATGGATGCCGAGAGCATAAATCCAGGTGAACAGGTAAAGCAACTTTGTTTTGCTCGCTTATCTCTTCATATGCTTTGTTTTGATGGCATGCTCTGTTTTCAATGCCTGCAGATATTCGAGAAGACGATTTCCGGGATGTACCTTGGAGAAATTGTTCGGAGGGTGGTGGCCAAGATGGCTCAAGAGTCTGATCTGTTCGGTCACTCATTGGCTGATAAACTAGCTGAGCCATTTGTTCTAAGGCAAGTTCTTCATGTTCCAGCTACCAGAATCCAAATTATCCTATTTCTTTCACATTTTCTAGCCAGTCTAAGCTGAACCGCAAACACGATTATAGAACTCCACATTTGTGTGCTATGCAACAAGATAACTCCGACAATCTTGGACAAGTTGAATCAATTTTGCGCGACACCATCGGTGTAAGTTTCTACACTTCTTTCAGCCATACATGGGCATCTAGCCAGCTAGCTAGTAGGAGTACCTGACATGCAGTTTTCTCCCATAAAAATGGTTGCAGGTCAGCCAATCTTCTGTAGCAGCACGAAGGTTCATCGTAGAAGTTTCCGATTGTGTCGTCAAGAGAGGCGGGAGATTGGCGGGCGCTGGCATTGCTGGCATTCTTCAGAAGATGGAGAATGATTCCAAGGGACTGATCTTAGGGAGAAGGACAGTGGTAGCGATGGACGGCGGACTTTACGAGAATTACCCTCAGTACAGGTCATATATGGTTGAGGCTATGGCGGAGCTGCTCGGTCCACGGGACATGGAGCACATCATCGTCGAGCACACCAAAGACGGCTCGGGCATCGGTGCGGCACTTTTGGCAGCCGCAAACTCAAAATATGCAGCAGCTCAGCTCTCGGCGTGATGTTCATTAGGAACTTGCAAAGCGAAAGAGTTTGCTGCTAGCCTTCTGGGAACCTTGGGTGGGTTCCAGAAATGTATTCCCGTGCTCAGGAACATATTCACATCGACAGAACTCAGAGGTATATAAACATGATCTTCTTCGGTGACTTTCAACATCACTCCTCAGTCTCAGATGGCTGAGATTACCTGTTAGTATTGGACTGTAAAATCTGGTTTGTATCAGGAATGTAAAAAATTTCAGTTATATTTTGCTAGTATCATATTTAAATGGAGAGTGTCGTTGAACTAGCTCAAATATCTGAATGAAATACACAGCAACTTTTTCCAACGAATTACACTTGGTGATCCCTTTTGAGATAAGATATATGAGCTAAGCATATCCACTTATACAACCATTTTCTACATGATCATGTAACACAAGATCTTTTGTCATGCACAGTAATACAGACAGTAGTACAATACCACAATGTTTTTGTTGATACAAGAACACAATGTTTGTAGTGAGCTTCTCTTATACTATTGCATAAAGGTACAACCATACACCGGAATAATGACATCATTGACATGTGCTGAAAGTGTAGGTAACTTGAATCACCACGTGAATATGTTGTTTGTGTATCACTCCGACGGCGTAGCATTGGGCCACACGTGTGGAATAGCTCTGAGTTTCAGGTCATACCTTCTGCTTACTGTAATCCCAAATTTCTCGGACATGTCAAATGAAGCGAGGCTAGACGCATCAGGAAGCTTCCAGTCAAAGTGATACAAAAAGTTTGTTAATGCCATCTCCGCAAGTGACAAGGTAAACTGAATCCCGGTGCATTGCCGTCGCCCGGCCCCGAAGGGAATGAATTCGAAGTATGTTCCATTGAAGTTCACTTGGGTGTCCTCAAATCTCTCTGGCTTAAACTCTCCAGGATTGTTCCAGTTTTGGGGATCTTGAGATATCGCAAAGACGTTAATGTAAACATTGGTGCCTTTAGGTATGTCATAACCCATAACTGTACAGTCCTCTCTAGCCGCGCGCGGGATCAGAGGAGAGGCCGGATGCAACCTAAGGACCTCCTTGATGACCGACTTTGGGTAGCGGAGTTTAGCGAGATCACTATTAGTAATGACAGCCCGACCTTCACCTAGCACCTCCCGTACTTCTTGCTGTGCCTTGGCCATAATTTCTGGGCTGCGCACGAGCTCCGACATCGCCCACGCCAAGGTGGTTGCTATTGTTTCGGTGCCACCTGCAAACATGTCCTGCAAACGAAGGTCCTGGAATTAAAGGGCCATCAAACATCTCTGTACATAACACACGTAAATGATTCATCAAAAGAACAATACTCCATTCATGCATGGTTGCACTGTCACTTAATCGTTGGAGTACTACCGACCACAAATAGCTACTGACTGGCTCTATCGGATTGAACAATACTTCCTCCGTTCCCTTATACAAGTCCATTATGAAAAATACATTTTGtatttatacaaggccactaagGATAATTGAAACAAAAATTAATAATGTTTCCAACTTGTttaatacatgcatgcatatagtTGTAATGACACTGAGCTACTTCCTTCCTATTACTTCCTTGCATGCATCCCGAGCATCAATGATCCCGGTTAACGGAAAAAAGATTGATTTACAAAGCACTCATTAAATTTTACGTTGATACGTGTAATCTGAGTTTAATTTGTAGCCTTGTATAAGAAAATGGAGGGAGTACGAGCTttagatacatctgtttgagcgacggacactagtagaaaacagggctttcgttcggaccagataagcccattagtcccggtccagtcacgaaccggcactaatgtgagcattggtcccggttcgtgcgctaaaggcattagtcccggttcaaatgagccctttagtcccggtttgagacacgaaccgggactaaagggtgcgatgccctttagtcccggtttgtatctcaaaccgggactaaagattagacctttagtcccggtttgagacatgaaccgggactaaagggtgcaatgccctttagtcccggttcgtgtctcaaaccggtactaaaggtcccattttcaaactctaccccccccggtggattgccttttcagttttgtaaaaagcaaaagaaaatgataaaaacttcaaaaattaaaatccttcgacatgtagttatgttactacatctgctagttaggaaaatttaaaaacttaaatttggacatgttttgcaaaaagtgtagggaaaatgtaaagcggctgtaacttttgcatacgatgtcggaaaaaaatgtataatatatcaaaatgttcaaaacGAAAATACGCATTTGATTTTGACGGCCCACggcttgtttgcaaatttttagaatcctcaaattccaaaaggaaaaaaaattatgctcaaatttcatttttttgaattttggttaaatctggtcaaactatggtcaaactacttattcaagaagtattagtgttactaaataattattcaagaatattagtgttagtaaataattatttcaatttgttttgaattttggtcaaatatggtcaaactatggtcaaactcgggtcaaactacttactcaagaaatactagtgttactaaataattatcaagaattttagtgttactaaataattatttcaatttttttgaattttggtcaaatctggtcaaactatttactcaagaaatattagtgttactaaataattattcaagaatattagtgttagtaaataattatttcaatttttttgaattttggtcaaatctggtcaaactgtggtcaaactgtggtcaaactatggtcaaactatttaCTCAAGAAatgttagtgttactaaataattattaaagaatattagtgttactaaataattattttaatttttttgaattttggtcaaatctggtcaaactgtggtcaaactatggtcaaactatttactcaagaaatattagtgttactaaataattattcaaaaatattagtgttactaaataattattttaatttttttgaattttggtcaaatctggtcaaactgtggtcaaactatggtcaaactatttactcaagaaatattagtgttactaaataattatttcaatttttttgaattttggtcaaatctggtcaaactgtggtcaaactatggtcaaactacttactcaagaaatattagtgttagtagataattattgttttttagaataatagtttcaaattcaaacagtgaaacgtgtgacttcatgctcaagctaaagtCCTGAGGGTTAATAcgattgacatcttattattgttaggaaaacaacaagtgcagacttggaaatgagggggaataacccggaagttaagcgtgctcaggctggagtagtgagaggatgggtgaccgtccgggaagttagatgatttggaatgatgagaggtgattagagattagaggttaaattgagcagtgacgaggggtgattagaggttaaaataattcagaaatttaaaaatcgggaaaaaatttcagaaaaatttcaaaaaaaagacTAAAGGTGGATTttcaggcagcggccacgtggagggcctttagtcccggttgtagtaagaaccgggactaaaggggagcctttagtaacgaccctttagtcccggtttcagaacCGGAACTAAAAGATCCTTATGAACTGGGACAAAtggctctttttctactagtgagataaTATGAATCGGAGCGAGTAGTTGAAATGAAGACAGATACTCACAGACAAGACGGCGCCTATAGCGTCTGTGGTTAGAGGGATTTCCAAAGAGTCGTCCTGCTGAAGCCTGAGCAGCACGTCCAGGAAGTTCTCGTCGTTGGTGCTGCTGCAGGCACCATCGCTTGGAGCAGCTCGCGCGGCCTGCCGCTCCTCAATGATGCCTGAAATGATGCGCTTGATGCACGCGGAGCTCTTCTTTATGCTGCGGTCGCCATTGCTCAACCACCGCGCCAACCGCGACGACGGGAAGAGGTCGACGAGACAGGAGCCGCCCATCAGCTCTAACGCTCTGCCCAACTCACGAATGTACTCGCCCTGCTGCGCAAACTTGCCGCCGAAAACCGCCCGCGTCACCACGTCGTTGCTCAGCGCCGCCACCTCCCGACTGAAGTTAATGGCGGCCGCGCCGGTCGAGGCGGCTGCGGTGATCGAGCGGAGGAGGTTGCCCACCTCCTCTGCCCTGATGCCCTCCATGCGCTTCACCTGCCTGGAGCTGAGGAACTCCAGGACGCACACCTTGCGCATCTGGCGCCAGTGCTCGCCGTAGGGCGCGAAGACGATGTCCTTGCCGCCGCACCCGAAGACGTCCTGCGTCGGGGTCCCCGGCCGGGTTGCGAACGCGAGGTCGTTGGTCTTCATCACCAGCTCCGCGGCCTCGGCGCTGGAGACGATCACGGTGGGGACCTCGCCGAGCATGAGGTGCATCAGCGGGCCGTGCCGGCGAGACATGTCCATCATCCTGCGGTGTGGGAGGAGGCTGACGACGTGGTGGAGGCTGCCGATGATCGGGAGAGTCCATGGCCCAGGAGGTAGCTGCTGCTTCTTGAGCTTTTTCGTTCCGCCATTGAGCTTGAGAAACCAAAGGGCAAGCACCGTGGATAGGGCTATGCAACACAGGCTTAACGACCACTCTTCCATGGCTGGCAAGTTGGCGAGGGTGCCCTGATAACCAATCTCTTGGCTTGCTGATCATATATGTGCTTGAACTCTACAACCTCTGTCCCACAAATATATGACGTTTTGACACTCCTCCCTCCCATactataagagcgtttttgacttGCGTATTCACTCTAGGAGAAATTAAAACACTTTTGTGGAACATGGTTGCTACTGTTTTGGTGATTTTTATATTCTCTAAAAGATCATAATGGTTCTATCAAACTTTTGGCTTCTCCCGTATGCTGGTGTATGTCCACAACCGAGACGAGGGTGTGTTCTGTTGCATCAGTGGTGGTTGGTTAAACCAACGGTGGCGACATTTTATCTGCCATCAGCATTTTTTATCCGAGGGCTCGAGTTGAGCCAAAAAGCTCATTTTATTTACCATCAGCATTTTTTAGCCAATTTTTTAGCTCAAAAATTCTGCCATGGAATGAGCCAAAAATGTGTCATGGCAACAACAATGAGGCAAAGTGCTG
This region of Triticum aestivum cultivar Chinese Spring chromosome 2D, IWGSC CS RefSeq v2.1, whole genome shotgun sequence genomic DNA includes:
- the LOC123050951 gene encoding hexokinase-4, chloroplastic — its product is MDNKRASPATFLDCIPSFPASPRCLDMSAAVGSPYRAAPAAQHRRRGRPGAVTLRCSKVAAAAAAPILDDLRLQCATPLPLLRHVAGAMAAGMRTGLAADGAGELKMIPSYVYSLPTGSETGLFYALDLGGTNFRVLRVQLGGKDRRVVDTESEQVSIPKEIMHGTTEELFDFIAARLSNFVAKEGGNFHLQKGRKREIGFTFSFPVKQTSIDSGILIKWTKGFAVSGTAGKDVVACLNAAMERQGLDMSVSALVNDTVGALAGAHYWDEDVMVAVILGTGTNACYIERTKSIPKLQHLGLGTGNTIINTEWGAFSDGLPLTEFDRDMDAESINPGEQIFEKTISGMYLGEIVRRVVAKMAQESDLFGHSLADKLAEPFVLRTPHLCAMQQDNSDNLGQVESILRDTIGVSQSSVAARRFIVEVSDCVVKRGGRLAGAGIAGILQKMENDSKGLILGRRTVVAMDGGLYENYPQYRSYMVEAMAELLGPRDMEHIIVEHTKDGSGIGAALLAAANSKYAAAQLSA